DNA from Candidatus Eisenbacteria bacterium:
CGCGGGGCCCGTGGCAGGGCACGCAGGTGTCGTAGATCTGCGTGCCACGCGCCAGCCCCGGCCCGGGGGTGCGCGAGCAGCCGACCGCCAGGACCGCGGCAGCCAGGACCGCAAGGGCAACGGGGGCAACGGGGACAACAGGGGTCTTCGCCAGGAACAAGGCCGTCTCCGTACGCGTCGCTCGGGACCAGCTAGGGACTTGGATCATGCCCGGGATCAGCCACGGACGGCAGAAGCCAGCGCGCGCGGGCGACCGGGAACGGGGCGCCGCCGGGGGCGGCGTCCGTCGCGGGGATCACGGCCAGTCACGGGATTGGATGCGCGGCCAGTCTCAGGTATTCGGGAAACTTCGCCGTGGCAGCGGGTTCCGGCCCGGAAAACCGGGACCGCGAAACCGGCGTCGCGCGCCGGCGGCTAGTACGAGAGCACCTTTCGCATCGCCTGCAGCAGCTTCGCCTCCGAGGGCAGCACGGCGGCTTCCAGGATCCGGTTGAAGCCCACGGGCGTGAAGGTCGAGCCGACCCGCTCCACCGGGGCGTCCAGGTACTCGAACGCGCGGGAGGCCACCAGCGCGGCCAGCTCGCCCCCGAAGCCGCCGAAGACCTTGTCCTCGTGGGCCACCAGCACCCGGCCGGTCTTGCGGGCCGTGGTCAGCACGGCTTCCTCGTCCAGCGGCTGCAGCGAGCGCAGGTCCAGCACCTCCACCGACACCCCCTCCCCGGCCAGCTTCTTCGCGGCTTCCAGGGCGAAGTGAACCACGGTGCCGTAGGCCACCACGCTCAGGTCGGTGCCCTCGCGGCGCACCCGGGCGCGGCCGAACGGCACGGTGAAGTCCTCCGGCACGGGGCAGCGGGTGAAGGGCTGGTTGTACAGGAACTTGGGCTCCAGGAACAGCGTCGGGCCCTCGGAGCGCAACGCGGTGCGCAGCAGGCCGGCGGCGTCGTCGGCGAAGGCCGGCATCACCACGCGCACACCGGGCAGCGTGGTGAAGGTGCCCTCGAGATTCTGGCTGTGGTACAGGCCGCCGCCGATGTAGCCCCCGGAGGCCAGCCGGATCACCATGTTGGGCGCGAACTGCCCGTTGCTGCGCCAGTAGTCGTGCGTGCACTCGATCAGCTGCTCCATGGCGGGCCAGAAGTAGTCGGCGAACTCCGCGCCCTCCACCACCACGCGGATGTCCTTCCGGTAACGCGAGAAACCGTTGGCGGTGCCGACGATGAAGTCCTCGGCCAGGGGCGCGTTGAACACGCGCCGGGCCCCGAACTCCTTCTGCATGCCCTTGGTGACCAGAAAGATGCCTTCCTTCTCCTTGTTGGCCATGTCCTGGCCCCACAGGAAGGTGTGCGGGTTGCGCCGGAACTCGTCGTGGAGCACCCCGTTGATGGCCTCGCGGAAGGTGCGCTTCTCGCCCAGGCCGGCGGGATTGGTGCCGTCGGGGTAGCCGGGGCTGTCGGCCGCGGGCGGCAGCACGAAGTCGAAGATGCCCGCGGGATCGGGCGCGGCAGCGGCGCGGGCCCGCTCGGCGGCGCCATCCACGGCGGTCTTCACCTGGGCCTCGATCCGCTCCACTTCCGACACGGGAATACCCGCGGACTCCAGCAGGTGCCTGCGAAAGCGCGGCAGCGGGTCGCGCGCGTGCGCGGCCGCCAGCTCGCGCTCGTCGCGGTACAGGAGGTGGTTGTCCGAGTTGCTGTGGGCGCCGATGCGCACGCAGTCGGCGTACACGATGGCCCCGCCCTTCTTCGCGCGCACGAATGCGATGGCCTTCTGCATGGCCCTGTGGCTGTCCACGGGATCGGTGCCGTCGCAGTAGATGATCTCGAGATTGGGCAGCCCGCGGAAGTTCTCGGCGATCCGGGCGTTGGCGGACTGGTCGCGCTTGGGCACGGAGATGCCATAGCCGTTGTCCTGCGCCACCAGGATCACCGGCAGCTTTTCGCGGCTGATCCCCAGCAGGGCCTCGTAGCAGTACCCCTCGCTGAGCGCGGACTCGCCCATGCTGCAGTAGACGATGGCGTCGTCGTCGTAGAGCTTCACCGCGCGGCCCAGCCCCGCGGCGTGCAGCAGGTGATTGCCGGTGCAGCTGCTGACGTTCTGGATGTTCAGCTCCGGCTTGGCGAAGTGGTTGCTCATGTGACGGCCGCCGGAGGCCACGTCGGCCTGCTTGCTCATGCCGTTGAGGAAGATCTCCTCCTCGCTGATGCCCGCCGCCAGTGCCAGCTGCATGTCCCGGTAGTACGGGAACAGGAAGTCCCTGCGGGGCCGGAACACCACGCCCGCCGCCAGCTGAATGCCCTCATGCCCCGAGCAGGGCGCATGGTAGGACCAGCCGAGGCCGAGCTTGAGATAGTTGGGAGCCTGCTCGTCGATGCGGCGGGCGGTGAACATCAGCCCGTACCAGCGGAGAAGTTCCTTGTGACCCAGCTCGGGGGACGTATAACTGCCGGGTTCGAGGGTCTGGCTCAAATTCACTCCTTTGCGGGTGGGGGCGCGCCCTGCGCCGCCCTTGGCCTGCCGGGGATCATGCTCCCCGCATGCCGCGCCCTGGGATAGGGGCCCACCGATTTCCCTGGGAACGTCTGCCCTGATTGTCGGCTCAGGGCGGGCACATCTGCCTGTCGTAGGCGTACTGAATGACCGCTAAAGTCTACCCGAATGGTAGCCTTTGGTACCATTCAAAATCAAGCCCCGAACCAAGAAAGTCATCCGTCCATGATTTCAACTTGTTTATGTACAAATAGTTACGAGTCCAATCGAAATTGTAACCGTTTCCACCCCGACCGGCTGGGTCGGCTCGAACAGGCCTCGGCCGCGGGAATCCATTCTTAGCTGTTGGATGCAATCGCGCGCGGGAAGTGTCCGGGGGTCACTCCGCCAGGGTGACGTCCCAGGGCATCCAGGCCAGTGCCTCGCGGCGCCACTCTTCGTGGCCGGCGAGCGCCCAGAGGTCCAGGGGGTTGTAGTCGTCGGTGAGCAGCGTCGAGGGACCGGCCAGGGCTAGGGGCTTGGAGGCCGCCAGCTCGCTGTCCACCTCCGCCGAGACGGCGAAGGGCCGCGCTCCGGTCTCCAGGGAAACCGGGGCCCGGCCCGCGACCAGGATGTTCCCGCCGTACTCCCCCGCGGTGCCGCAGGGGAGCACCCGGATCCACGGAAACGTGGCGGCGATGGTGCGCGCCACCGAGCGCAGCGGCCGCCCGCGGGGACCTTCCCGGTAGCCCACGTAGTTGAGCACCACCACGCCCCCGGGAGCCAGCCGCCGGTCCACCACCNNNNNNNNNNNNNNNNNNNNNNNNNCCGGTCCACCACCGCCATCATCTCGCGGGTCAGCATGTGGATGGGCACCTGCTCGCCGGCAAAGGCGTCCAGGAGGATGTAGTCGTAGCGCGCGGTGTCCTCGACCAGCACGCGCCGGCCGTCGGCCACCACCAGGTCCGAGCGCGCGGGATCGAAAGCGAACCAGGCCTTCGCCGCGTCCACCACCGCGGGGTCGATTTCCACCACCCTGCTGCGCGCGCCCCACGATTCCAGCAGCGAGGGCAGCAGCCCGCCCCCC
Protein-coding regions in this window:
- a CDS encoding 2-oxoisovalerate dehydrogenase: MFTARRIDEQAPNYLKLGLGWSYHAPCSGHEGIQLAAGVVFRPRRDFLFPYYRDMQLALAAGISEEEIFLNGMSKQADVASGGRHMSNHFAKPELNIQNVSSCTGNHLLHAAGLGRAVKLYDDDAIVYCSMGESALSEGYCYEALLGISREKLPVILVAQDNGYGISVPKRDQSANARIAENFRGLPNLEIIYCDGTDPVDSHRAMQKAIAFVRAKKGGAIVYADCVRIGAHSNSDNHLLYRDERELAAAHARDPLPRFRRHLLESAGIPVSEVERIEAQVKTAVDGAAERARAAAAPDPAGIFDFVLPPAADSPGYPDGTNPAGLGEKRTFREAINGVLHDEFRRNPHTFLWGQDMANKEKEGIFLVTKGMQKEFGARRVFNAPLAEDFIVGTANGFSRYRKDIRVVVEGAEFADYFWPAMEQLIECTHDYWRSNGQFAPNMVIRLASGGYIGGGLYHSQNLEGTFTTLPGVRVVMPAFADDAAGLLRTALRSEGPTLFLEPKFLYNQPFTRCPVPEDFTVPFGRARVRREGTDLSVVAYGTVVHFALEAAKKLAGEGVSVEVLDLRSLQPLDEEAVLTTARKTGRVLVAHEDKVFGGFGGELAALVASRAFEYLDAPVERVGSTFTPVGFNRILEAAVLPSEAKLLQAMRKVLSY